From Sphingomonas nostoxanthinifaciens, a single genomic window includes:
- the argS gene encoding arginine--tRNA ligase, whose amino-acid sequence MPTLHARFAADLDAILDALVQDGALPGGLERRGVTVEPPRDPAHGDLATNAAMVLAKPAGTNPRALAALIQPRLAALPHVVSAEMAGPGFLNVRLTDQTWRDELATILAETGDYGRSTMGGNARVNVEYVSANPTGPMHMGHCRGAVVGDALASLLEYAGHRVTREYYINDAGAQVQTLARSAHLRYREALGETVTIPEGLYPGDYLIPIGQAFAKEFGERFRDASESEWLDLFREKTVATMMDVIRSDLALLGIVHEVFASEAAVQKAGKVDAALDRLRAEGLVYQGTLEPPKGELPDDWEPTEMTLFRATAFGDDQDRPVRKSDGGLTYFGTDLAYHAQKAEEADQLIDIWGADHAGTVKRIKAAVAALTANEPGGAKPFDVKLVQMVRLLRAGEPVKMSKRSGSFVTLADVVGEVGRDVVRFTMLTRKADAQMDFDFAKVVEASKDNPVFYVQYAHARIRSLHRRAGAEGLVLPAPDLALLDAEELALVKFAAQYPRLIEAAAAAHEPHRVAFYLYDLAAAFHALWNRGNDDPRRRFLLADDLPLSAARLALADAIGQIVRNGLGVMGVAAAEEMH is encoded by the coding sequence TTGCCGACACTCCATGCCCGTTTCGCCGCCGATCTCGACGCCATCCTCGATGCGCTCGTGCAGGACGGCGCGCTGCCGGGCGGGCTCGAACGCCGCGGGGTGACGGTCGAGCCGCCGCGCGATCCCGCGCACGGCGATCTCGCCACCAATGCGGCGATGGTGCTCGCCAAGCCCGCCGGCACCAATCCGCGCGCGCTGGCGGCGCTGATCCAGCCGCGGCTGGCGGCGCTGCCGCACGTCGTCTCGGCCGAGATGGCCGGGCCCGGCTTCCTCAACGTGCGGCTGACCGATCAGACGTGGCGCGACGAGCTGGCGACGATCCTCGCCGAGACCGGCGATTATGGCCGCTCGACCATGGGCGGCAATGCGCGCGTCAATGTCGAATATGTCTCGGCCAACCCGACCGGGCCGATGCACATGGGCCATTGCCGCGGCGCGGTCGTCGGCGACGCGCTCGCCAGCCTGCTCGAATATGCCGGCCATCGCGTGACGCGCGAATATTATATCAACGATGCCGGCGCGCAGGTGCAGACGCTCGCCCGCTCGGCGCACCTGCGCTACCGCGAGGCGCTGGGCGAGACGGTGACGATCCCCGAGGGGCTCTATCCCGGCGATTATCTGATCCCGATCGGGCAGGCATTCGCGAAGGAATTTGGCGAGCGCTTCCGCGACGCGTCTGAAAGCGAATGGCTCGATCTGTTCCGTGAGAAGACGGTCGCGACGATGATGGACGTGATCCGCAGCGATCTCGCCTTGCTCGGCATCGTCCACGAGGTGTTCGCGTCCGAGGCCGCCGTACAGAAGGCCGGCAAGGTCGACGCTGCGCTCGATCGGTTGCGTGCTGAGGGCCTGGTCTACCAGGGCACCCTCGAGCCGCCCAAGGGCGAGCTGCCCGACGATTGGGAGCCGACCGAGATGACCCTGTTCCGCGCGACCGCGTTCGGCGACGATCAGGATCGCCCGGTGCGCAAGTCGGACGGCGGCCTCACCTATTTCGGCACCGATCTCGCTTATCACGCGCAGAAGGCCGAGGAGGCCGACCAGTTGATCGACATCTGGGGCGCCGATCACGCCGGCACGGTCAAGCGCATCAAGGCGGCGGTGGCGGCGCTGACCGCCAACGAACCGGGCGGCGCGAAGCCGTTCGACGTGAAGCTGGTGCAGATGGTGCGGCTGCTGCGCGCGGGCGAGCCGGTGAAGATGTCGAAGCGCTCGGGCAGCTTCGTCACGCTCGCCGACGTGGTCGGCGAAGTCGGGCGCGACGTCGTCCGCTTCACGATGCTCACCCGCAAGGCCGACGCGCAGATGGATTTCGACTTCGCCAAGGTGGTCGAGGCGTCGAAGGACAATCCGGTCTTCTACGTGCAATATGCCCATGCCCGCATCCGCTCGCTCCATCGCCGCGCGGGCGCCGAGGGGCTGGTGCTGCCCGCGCCCGATCTGGCTTTGCTTGATGCCGAGGAACTGGCGCTGGTGAAGTTCGCCGCGCAATATCCGCGCCTGATCGAGGCGGCGGCGGCGGCGCACGAGCCGCATCGCGTCGCTTTCTACCTCTACGATCTCGCCGCGGCGTTCCACGCATTGTGGAATCGCGGCAATGACGATCCGCGCCGCCGCTTCCTGCTGGCGGACGATCTGCCGCTCTCCGCCGCGCGGCTGGCGCTGGCCGACGCGATCGGGCAGATCGTGCGCAACGGCCTGGGCGTGATGGGCGTTGCCGCGGCCGAGGAGATGCACTGA
- the nagZ gene encoding beta-N-acetylhexosaminidase gives MTPLILGLAGLALSADERAFFRAADPAGYILFRRNVVDRAQLRALTDDLRALAGRDDLPILIDQEGGRVARMQPPEWPAFPPGTVFDAAYERAPMTAIQAMRANAQALAVMLREVGITVDCLPLLDVRQPGAHDIIGDRALGAEPLRVAALGRATIEGLRAGGVVGVVKHVPGHGRAMADSHVELPLVDAPDDVLQTDLAPFRALAGAPMAMTAHVVYTAWDRDACASLSPTIIRDIVRGRIGFDGFLMSDDLGMHALQGDFGARAAGVIAAGCDVGLHCSGDIAEMEACVAAVEAIAPRAQERLEAAMATIAGATDDAPFEALVARRDALLDYKLEG, from the coding sequence ATGACCCCGCTGATCCTCGGGCTGGCCGGGCTGGCACTCTCCGCCGACGAGCGCGCTTTCTTCCGCGCCGCCGATCCCGCCGGCTACATCCTGTTCCGCCGCAATGTGGTCGATCGGGCGCAGCTGCGCGCGCTGACCGACGATCTGCGCGCGCTCGCGGGTCGCGACGATCTGCCGATCCTGATCGATCAGGAGGGCGGCCGGGTCGCACGGATGCAGCCGCCCGAATGGCCGGCCTTCCCGCCCGGCACGGTATTCGACGCCGCTTACGAACGCGCACCGATGACGGCGATCCAGGCGATGCGCGCCAATGCGCAGGCGCTGGCGGTGATGCTGCGCGAGGTCGGGATCACGGTCGACTGCCTGCCCTTGCTCGACGTGCGCCAGCCGGGCGCGCACGACATCATCGGCGATCGTGCTTTGGGGGCGGAGCCGCTGCGCGTCGCCGCACTCGGCCGCGCGACGATCGAGGGATTGCGCGCGGGCGGCGTCGTCGGCGTGGTCAAGCATGTGCCCGGCCATGGCCGGGCGATGGCCGACAGCCATGTCGAGCTGCCGCTGGTCGACGCGCCCGATGACGTGCTGCAAACCGATCTCGCGCCGTTCAGGGCGCTGGCGGGCGCGCCGATGGCGATGACCGCGCACGTGGTCTACACTGCGTGGGATCGCGACGCCTGCGCCAGCCTCTCGCCCACGATCATCCGCGATATCGTGCGCGGGCGCATCGGCTTCGACGGCTTCCTGATGTCCGACGACCTCGGCATGCACGCGCTTCAGGGCGATTTCGGTGCGCGCGCGGCGGGGGTGATCGCGGCGGGTTGCGACGTCGGCCTGCATTGCTCGGGCGACATCGCCGAGATGGAGGCGTGCGTCGCGGCGGTCGAGGCGATCGCGCCGCGCGCGCAGGAGCGGCTCGAGGCGGCGATGGCGACGATTGCCGGCGCCACCGACGACGCGCCGTTCGAGGCGTTAGTCGCGCGCCGCGACGCACTGCTGGATTACAAGCTAGAGGGCTAA
- a CDS encoding CcdC protein domain-containing protein: MPAWISYLITAAVIGIVLMLRVRGMRRARRLRLEQLWIVPAIYGVLTLWILYQFPPHGAKWLWLAVALALGAALGWRRAAYMRITIDPATHALNQQASPAALVFIVVLILLRQGLRYEAPALGLDIMTVTDVLVVFALGLLAATRAEMFLRARRMLAMAGAV, encoded by the coding sequence ATGCCGGCCTGGATCAGCTACCTCATCACCGCAGCGGTCATCGGCATCGTGCTGATGCTCCGCGTGCGCGGCATGCGGCGCGCGCGGCGGCTGCGGCTGGAGCAATTGTGGATCGTGCCGGCGATCTACGGCGTGCTGACGCTGTGGATCCTCTACCAATTCCCGCCACACGGGGCGAAGTGGCTGTGGCTGGCGGTCGCTTTGGCGCTGGGCGCGGCGCTCGGCTGGCGGCGTGCGGCCTATATGCGGATCACGATCGATCCCGCGACGCACGCGCTCAACCAGCAGGCGTCGCCGGCGGCGTTGGTGTTCATCGTCGTGCTGATCCTCCTGCGCCAGGGCCTGCGCTACGAGGCGCCCGCGCTCGGGCTCGACATCATGACCGTGACCGACGTGCTGGTGGTATTCGCACTTGGCCTGCTCGCCGCGACGCGCGCGGAGATGTTCCTGCGCGCGCGGCGGATGCTGGCGATGGCCGGGGCGGTCTGA
- a CDS encoding SPOR domain-containing protein — MAEIRRGLGGEGLGNERLPWLEPVEDEDDYAEGGNFGGIALIGLGLLVAIALIVAAVMLFRHWQASHADLGKIIHAPTTPYKVKPVNPGGLTVDGSGAVAEKTGTGGDIDAPLDLAAIPEQPVAGPGSGQAPAAPHATATVPARPAAAAPVPTMANPVPAPAQPAPPLPRLVPKPVPVVPPAATATEKPAPVIGGGTIQLGALNSEAKARSVWKSLSSRFGFLAPLAMSITPVQVGDKTLYRLRASGGDARSLCARLKIAGEVCTVVTG; from the coding sequence ATGGCGGAGATACGGCGCGGGCTGGGCGGCGAAGGGCTCGGTAACGAGCGGCTGCCGTGGCTCGAGCCGGTCGAGGATGAGGACGATTATGCCGAAGGCGGCAATTTCGGTGGGATCGCGCTGATCGGGCTCGGCCTGCTCGTCGCGATCGCGCTGATCGTCGCCGCCGTCATGCTGTTCCGCCACTGGCAGGCGAGCCACGCCGATCTCGGCAAGATCATCCATGCGCCGACCACGCCGTACAAGGTCAAGCCGGTCAATCCGGGCGGGCTGACGGTCGACGGCAGCGGTGCGGTCGCCGAGAAGACCGGCACCGGCGGCGACATCGACGCGCCGCTCGATCTCGCCGCGATTCCCGAGCAGCCGGTCGCTGGCCCCGGCAGCGGGCAGGCGCCTGCCGCGCCGCACGCCACCGCGACCGTCCCGGCGCGCCCGGCGGCGGCGGCCCCCGTGCCGACGATGGCGAACCCGGTTCCCGCTCCGGCCCAGCCCGCGCCGCCGCTGCCACGGCTGGTGCCGAAGCCCGTGCCGGTCGTACCGCCCGCCGCCACGGCGACGGAGAAGCCGGCTCCCGTCATCGGCGGGGGCACGATCCAGCTCGGCGCGCTCAACAGCGAAGCCAAGGCGCGCTCCGTGTGGAAGTCGCTCTCCTCCCGCTTCGGCTTCCTCGCCCCGCTCGCAATGTCGATCACGCCGGTGCAGGTGGGCGACAAGACGCTCTACCGCCTGCGCGCGAGCGGCGGCGATGCGCGCAGCCTGTGCGCGCGGCTGAAGATTGCGGGCGAGGTGTGCACGGTGGTGACCGGCTGA
- a CDS encoding Rossmann-fold NAD(P)-binding domain-containing protein, translating into MVLFGPGYCGARIAATLVAQGWRVVAVGRDGAGADALHHATHVLSTAPPDDAGDPVLTRHGAAIGRVPWIGYLSSTGVYGDSGGAWVDESAPLGGRRGPRLAADAAWLALGARVLRLPGIYGPGRSVLDRLAAGTAQRIDANGQLFSRVHVDDVVGGVRAAIATGRAGAYNLADDLPAPQRDLIEWAAVALGLPLPPLQSLDTAPLSPAARAFYGENRRVANGKARRLLGWQPLYPDYRVGLRALIATSSPATASAAPAAAAAVHR; encoded by the coding sequence ATGGTGCTTTTCGGACCGGGTTATTGCGGCGCGCGGATCGCCGCGACGCTGGTCGCGCAGGGCTGGCGGGTGGTGGCGGTCGGGCGCGACGGCGCGGGTGCCGACGCGCTTCATCATGCCACCCACGTGCTGTCGACCGCGCCGCCCGACGATGCCGGCGATCCCGTGCTGACGCGCCACGGCGCGGCGATCGGCCGCGTGCCCTGGATCGGCTATCTGTCCTCGACCGGCGTCTATGGCGACAGCGGCGGGGCGTGGGTCGACGAGAGCGCGCCGCTCGGCGGGCGGCGCGGGCCCCGGCTGGCGGCGGATGCGGCGTGGCTGGCGCTCGGCGCGCGCGTGCTGCGCCTGCCCGGCATCTACGGACCGGGGCGGTCGGTGCTCGATCGGCTGGCGGCGGGCACGGCGCAGCGGATCGACGCGAACGGGCAATTGTTCAGCCGCGTCCACGTCGACGACGTCGTCGGCGGCGTGCGGGCGGCGATCGCGACGGGGCGAGCCGGTGCCTATAATCTGGCCGACGATCTGCCGGCGCCGCAGCGCGACCTGATCGAGTGGGCCGCCGTGGCGCTGGGTTTGCCGCTGCCGCCGCTCCAGTCGCTCGACACGGCGCCGCTCTCGCCCGCCGCGCGCGCATTCTACGGCGAGAATCGCCGCGTCGCGAACGGCAAGGCGCGGCGGCTGCTCGGCTGGCAGCCACTCTATCCCGATTATCGCGTCGGGCTGCGCGCCCTCATCGCCACCAGCAGCCCGGCGACGGCGAGCGCCGCCCCGGCCGCGGCGGCCGCCGTCCATCGATAG
- the ribB gene encoding 3,4-dihydroxy-2-butanone-4-phosphate synthase, which yields MSAHPEVARLRHAFLSTPEEVIEEARNGRMFILVDDEDRENEGDLVIPAQMATPDAVNFMAKHGRGLICLALTKKRVDQLGLQLMSRNNGTRHETAFTVSIEARDGVTTGISAADRARTVAVAIDASKEPDEIVTPGHVFPLVAREGGVLVRAGHTEAAVDVARLAGLNPSGVICEIMNEDGTMSRLDDLVAFAQRHGLKIGTIRDLIAYRRRHDHLVEQIGDAPFTSDYGGEWRLLTYRDKVEGTEHLVLQKGRVVPGEPTLARVHAVSLFSDMLGEPGPRKRTLQRAMVEVGKAGSGVIVLLGTRTPGGFAKRDASGDDMDLRSYGIGAQILADLGIHEMVLLTNAHRNIVGLEGYGINVVAERPIPEEVE from the coding sequence GTGTCCGCCCATCCTGAAGTCGCGCGCCTGCGCCACGCCTTCCTCTCGACGCCCGAGGAGGTGATCGAAGAGGCGCGCAACGGCCGCATGTTCATCCTCGTCGACGACGAGGATCGCGAGAATGAGGGCGATCTCGTCATCCCCGCGCAGATGGCGACGCCCGACGCGGTCAATTTCATGGCCAAGCACGGGCGCGGCCTGATCTGCCTCGCGCTCACCAAGAAGCGTGTCGACCAGCTCGGCCTGCAATTGATGAGCCGCAACAACGGCACGCGCCACGAAACCGCCTTCACCGTCTCGATCGAGGCGCGTGATGGCGTCACCACCGGCATCTCCGCCGCCGATCGCGCGCGCACCGTCGCGGTGGCGATCGACGCGTCGAAGGAGCCCGACGAGATCGTGACGCCGGGCCACGTCTTCCCGCTGGTCGCGCGCGAGGGCGGGGTGCTGGTGCGTGCGGGCCACACCGAGGCAGCGGTCGACGTCGCGCGGCTGGCCGGGCTCAACCCCTCGGGCGTGATCTGCGAGATCATGAACGAGGACGGCACGATGAGCCGCCTCGACGATCTCGTCGCCTTTGCGCAGCGCCATGGCCTCAAGATTGGCACGATCCGCGACCTGATCGCCTATCGTCGCCGCCACGACCATCTGGTCGAACAGATCGGCGATGCGCCCTTCACCTCCGATTATGGCGGCGAGTGGCGCCTGCTCACCTATCGCGACAAGGTCGAGGGCACCGAGCATCTGGTGTTGCAGAAGGGCCGCGTCGTGCCCGGCGAGCCGACGCTGGCGCGCGTCCACGCCGTCTCGCTCTTCTCCGACATGCTGGGCGAGCCGGGGCCGCGCAAGCGCACGCTGCAGCGCGCGATGGTCGAGGTCGGCAAGGCCGGCAGCGGCGTGATCGTGCTGCTCGGCACGCGCACGCCCGGCGGCTTCGCCAAGCGCGACGCGAGCGGGGACGACATGGACCTGCGCAGCTACGGCATCGGTGCGCAGATCCTCGCCGATCTCGGCATTCACGAGATGGTTCTGCTCACCAACGCGCACCGCAACATCGTCGGCCTCGAAGGCTATGGCATCAACGTGGTCGCCGAGCGGCCGATTCCCGAAGAGGTGGAGTGA
- a CDS encoding DMT family transporter has protein sequence MSYAPPLPAAVQARVALPFAICTLIWGSTWFVIGSQLQYVPAAWCIAYRFTLACIAMVAVAKIGGRSLAIGRAGHGLAIMVGVPQFTFNYIFVYSAEEQIASGLVALVSALLIVPNALLGRALLGQAVSRRFLIGSGVAMAGIALLFADGVMRGGGLDAHRTILGVVLSLGGVVAASTANVLQGTRQAKAIPPASLIAWAMAYGAACDIAYALVTAGPPVFSTAPIYLAGLLYLAVAGSAVTFTLYFALIRTIGPARAGYIGVLIPVIAMALSTLFEGYRWTAAAAAGAALAVAGLLVAMRARSPTR, from the coding sequence ATGAGCTACGCGCCGCCCTTGCCGGCGGCGGTGCAGGCCCGGGTCGCGCTGCCGTTCGCGATCTGCACCCTGATCTGGGGATCGACCTGGTTCGTGATCGGGTCGCAGCTTCAATATGTGCCCGCGGCGTGGTGCATCGCCTATCGCTTCACGCTGGCGTGCATCGCGATGGTGGCGGTGGCGAAGATCGGCGGACGCTCGCTGGCGATCGGGCGCGCGGGCCACGGCCTCGCCATCATGGTCGGCGTGCCGCAATTCACGTTCAACTACATCTTCGTCTATTCGGCGGAGGAGCAGATCGCGTCGGGGCTGGTGGCGCTGGTCTCGGCGCTGCTGATCGTGCCCAATGCCTTGCTCGGCCGCGCCTTGCTGGGGCAGGCGGTGTCGCGACGCTTCCTGATCGGATCGGGCGTGGCGATGGCGGGGATCGCCTTGCTGTTCGCCGACGGCGTGATGCGCGGCGGCGGGCTCGACGCGCATCGCACGATCCTTGGCGTCGTGCTCTCGCTGGGCGGGGTGGTGGCGGCATCGACCGCCAACGTGCTGCAGGGCACGCGCCAAGCGAAGGCCATCCCGCCCGCCAGCCTGATCGCGTGGGCGATGGCCTATGGCGCGGCGTGCGACATCGCCTACGCGCTGGTGACGGCGGGGCCGCCGGTCTTCTCGACCGCGCCGATCTACCTCGCCGGGCTGCTCTATCTGGCGGTGGCGGGGTCGGCGGTGACCTTCACCCTCTATTTCGCGCTGATCCGCACGATCGGGCCGGCGCGCGCGGGCTATATCGGCGTGCTGATCCCGGTGATCGCGATGGCGCTGTCGACGCTGTTCGAAGGCTATCGATGGACGGCGGCCGCCGCGGCCGGGGCGGCGCTCGCCGTCGCCGGGCTGCTGGTGGCGATGAGGGCGCGCAGCCCGACGCGATAA
- the pepN gene encoding aminopeptidase N gives MLDAPIAATPHAAIQRGDYLPPDWLVPEIALDVTLDPARTHVRARLTVRRNGTHNRPLRLDGDGLNAFAVTIDGEELHDAWRMDGPALVIDLAGDDHLIETEVEIAPSLNSALMGLYESGGILCTQCEAEGFRRITFFPDRPDVLSRYTVRMEADKARYPVLLANGDAMDAGDLPAGRHYALWRDPFPKPCYLFAMVAGDLVANHGIFTTRSGRDIALGIWVRPEDLAKTDHAMQSLKASMAWDERVYGREYDLAIFNIVAVSDFNFGAMENKGLNIFNSRYVLADADTATDADFDAVAGVIAHEYFHNWSGNRVTCRDWFQLSLKEGFTVFRDQQFSADQGSAAVKRIEDVRALRAAQFPEDAGPLAHPIRPEAYIEISNFYTATIYNKGAEVIRMLRALLGADGFRAGTDLYFERHDGHAATCEDFIVAMEDATGADLAQFRLWYSQAGTPRVTAALDYDAPGGRARLTLTQTVPPTPGQPDKAPMPIPLKVALLGERSGQSIHAEQLVTLDAEVGEVLFDGLTERPVLSINRGFSAPIMLDSDRSAADLAFLSAHDDDPFARYEAMQQLMLQSLVGGVATGTIDHAPVIDAVRRTLTDPTLDAAFIAEAVLLPSEAMIGDQLGAVDPDAIHHVREALRVDLGRTLDHAWRDAYARTHANRYDYTPLAKGMRRLRTVALGFIAASGADDAARLAFDQFAQADNMTDRQGALGVLANGTAPERERALADFYARYRDDPLVIDKWFSAQALSTRADTATQVAALSRHPDFTIANPNRMRALIGAFAVNQRAFHDLAGGGYAFVADMILAVDRRNPQTAARLVPALGRWRRFEPARSAAMRAELERIIATPGLSKDVCEQVSKSLG, from the coding sequence ATGCTCGACGCCCCGATCGCCGCCACGCCGCACGCCGCCATCCAGCGTGGCGATTATCTGCCGCCCGACTGGCTGGTGCCCGAGATCGCGCTGGACGTGACGCTCGATCCCGCGCGCACGCACGTCCGCGCGCGGCTGACGGTGCGCCGCAACGGCACGCATAACCGCCCGCTGCGCCTCGACGGCGACGGCCTCAACGCATTCGCTGTGACGATCGACGGCGAGGAACTGCACGATGCGTGGCGCATGGACGGGCCAGCGCTGGTGATCGACCTCGCCGGCGACGACCATCTGATCGAGACCGAGGTGGAGATCGCGCCGAGCCTCAACTCGGCGCTGATGGGGCTCTACGAATCGGGTGGTATCCTCTGCACCCAGTGCGAGGCGGAGGGCTTTCGCCGGATCACCTTCTTCCCCGACCGGCCCGACGTGCTCAGCCGCTACACGGTGCGAATGGAGGCGGACAAAGCGCGCTATCCGGTTCTGCTCGCCAATGGCGACGCGATGGATGCGGGCGATCTGCCCGCCGGCCGCCATTACGCGCTGTGGCGCGATCCCTTCCCCAAGCCCTGCTATCTGTTCGCGATGGTGGCGGGCGATCTCGTCGCCAACCACGGCATCTTCACCACGCGCTCGGGCCGCGACATCGCGCTCGGCATCTGGGTGCGGCCCGAGGATCTGGCGAAGACCGATCACGCGATGCAGTCGCTCAAGGCATCGATGGCGTGGGACGAGCGCGTCTATGGCCGCGAATATGATCTCGCCATCTTCAACATCGTCGCCGTCAGCGATTTCAACTTCGGCGCGATGGAGAATAAGGGCCTCAACATCTTCAACTCGCGCTACGTGCTGGCCGACGCCGACACCGCGACCGATGCGGATTTCGACGCGGTCGCGGGCGTGATCGCGCATGAATATTTCCACAATTGGTCGGGCAACCGCGTCACCTGCCGCGACTGGTTCCAGCTCTCGCTGAAGGAGGGCTTCACCGTCTTCCGCGACCAGCAATTCTCGGCCGACCAGGGCAGCGCCGCGGTCAAGCGGATCGAGGATGTGCGCGCGCTGCGCGCCGCGCAATTCCCCGAGGATGCAGGCCCGCTGGCGCACCCGATCCGCCCCGAGGCCTATATCGAGATCAGCAACTTCTACACCGCGACGATCTACAACAAGGGCGCCGAGGTGATCCGCATGCTGCGCGCGCTGTTGGGCGCGGACGGCTTCCGCGCCGGCACCGATCTCTATTTCGAGCGGCATGACGGCCACGCCGCGACGTGCGAGGACTTCATCGTCGCGATGGAGGATGCGACCGGCGCCGATCTCGCGCAGTTCCGCTTGTGGTATTCGCAGGCCGGCACGCCGCGCGTCACCGCCGCGCTGGATTATGACGCGCCGGGCGGCCGCGCGCGGCTGACGCTGACGCAGACCGTACCGCCGACGCCCGGACAGCCCGACAAGGCGCCGATGCCGATCCCGCTCAAGGTCGCATTGCTCGGCGAGCGGAGCGGCCAGTCGATCCACGCCGAGCAGCTCGTCACCCTCGACGCCGAGGTCGGCGAAGTGCTGTTCGACGGGCTCACCGAACGGCCGGTGTTGTCGATCAATCGCGGCTTCTCCGCGCCGATCATGCTCGACAGCGACCGCTCGGCCGCCGACCTCGCCTTCCTGTCAGCGCACGACGACGATCCGTTCGCGCGCTACGAGGCGATGCAGCAATTGATGCTGCAGAGCCTTGTCGGCGGCGTCGCCACCGGCACGATCGATCACGCGCCGGTGATCGATGCGGTGCGCCGCACGCTGACCGATCCGACGCTCGACGCCGCCTTCATCGCCGAGGCGGTGCTGCTGCCGTCGGAGGCGATGATCGGCGACCAGCTCGGCGCGGTCGATCCCGATGCGATCCACCATGTGCGCGAGGCATTGCGCGTCGATCTCGGCCGCACGCTGGATCATGCGTGGCGCGATGCCTATGCGCGCACCCACGCCAATCGCTACGATTACACGCCGCTCGCCAAGGGCATGCGCCGGCTGCGCACCGTCGCGCTCGGCTTCATCGCCGCGAGCGGCGCCGACGATGCGGCGCGGCTCGCATTCGACCAGTTCGCGCAGGCGGACAACATGACCGACCGGCAGGGCGCGCTCGGCGTGCTCGCCAACGGCACCGCGCCCGAACGCGAGCGCGCGCTCGCCGATTTCTACGCGCGCTATCGCGACGATCCGCTGGTGATCGACAAATGGTTCAGCGCGCAGGCGCTGTCGACGCGCGCGGACACGGCGACGCAGGTCGCGGCATTGTCGCGCCACCCCGACTTCACCATCGCCAATCCCAACCGCATGCGTGCGCTGATCGGCGCGTTCGCGGTCAACCAGCGCGCGTTCCACGATCTGGCAGGCGGCGGCTATGCGTTCGTGGCGGACATGATCCTCGCGGTCGACAGGCGCAATCCGCAGACCGCGGCGCGGCTGGTGCCCGCGCTCGGCCGGTGGCGGCGGTTCGAGCCGGCCCGCTCGGCGGCGATGCGCGCCGAACTCGAGCGGATCATCGCCACGCCCGGCCTGAGCAAGGATGTGTGCGAGCAGGTGTCGAAGAGCTTGGGCTGA
- the ribH gene encoding 6,7-dimethyl-8-ribityllumazine synthase: protein MARFLIVEARFYEHLNDLLLAGARAALEAAGHSHETVTVPGALEIPAAVALAAESGRYDGYVAIGVVIRGETYHFEVVSNESARGLMALTLDALPIGNGILTVENEAQALTRARPDEKDKGGEAAKAAIAMLELKAHFG, encoded by the coding sequence ATGGCGCGTTTCCTGATCGTCGAGGCGCGTTTCTACGAGCATCTCAACGACCTGCTGCTGGCCGGCGCGCGCGCCGCGCTGGAGGCGGCAGGGCACAGCCACGAGACCGTCACCGTGCCGGGCGCGCTCGAGATTCCCGCGGCGGTCGCGCTGGCGGCGGAGAGCGGGCGCTATGACGGCTATGTCGCGATCGGCGTCGTGATCCGCGGCGAGACCTATCATTTCGAAGTGGTGTCGAACGAGAGCGCGCGCGGCCTGATGGCGCTGACGCTCGATGCGCTGCCGATCGGCAACGGCATCCTGACGGTCGAGAACGAGGCGCAGGCACTCACCCGCGCCCGCCCCGACGAGAAGGACAAGGGCGGCGAGGCGGCCAAGGCCGCGATCGCAATGCTCGAGCTGAAGGCGCACTTCGGCTGA